In one Fusarium falciforme chromosome 5, complete sequence genomic region, the following are encoded:
- a CDS encoding MFS domain-containing protein: MAEPAPSSLTSDGLHDEQASKPQYPANVLVNQEEGNAREGDYDMETVERVYRKIDLRIIPAFWILYFLCSAIRSNIGIAQTMNKDKGHDLMTMLGLTPKDTSTALALFYVAYVIFDFPSNLVMSKLSPRLWMARIVFATGVVGACFAAVQDPWSVKLLRFLLGAVIAGMWPGMAFYLTLFYPPSRTGKRIGMYFTAAQVSAAVVGLVSAGFQLMDGSGGLVGFRWMFLIYGLVAVVLSFILLWWLPDRPLAPGQTRPRTGIFKWLPPTPEVLKGQDAIIHYHDLRRVYHSRPWTAKDLLHVLVDWRLWPLTMMYFGVVGVGIGTQLYGSVIIASIQPGSSGVKVSLLFAPIWIMDLIAILIVTPISDRFHRSRPYFFAASACIQIAGLLTVTLATNNGWARYGGLLMVGFGLGPTVPICMAWSSEIFQKRHGEVGVAAATALVSGLGNLGSVVTTYALYTGWPEDAAPGPHQYRKSNYTMIGILCMSILSAFVMKALLTIFGNPPSTKLQDDSSSEFDDGAARREANERGFGSLPWKKANRA, translated from the exons CCTGCATGATGAGCAGGCTTCAAAGCCTCAGTACCCCGCCAATGTGCTCGTGAATCAGGAAGAGGGGAATGCCCGAGAGGGTGACTATGATATGGAGACGGTTGAACGTGTGTATCG AAAGATTGATCTCCGAATCATTCCTG CTTTTTGGATCCTCTACTTCCTATGTTCGGCCATCAGATCCAACATTGGAATTGCTCAGACCATGAACAAGGATAAAGGTCATGACCTCATGACTATGCTTGGGTTGACTCCTAAGGATACTTCGACTGCTCTGGCCCTGTTCTATGTCGCCTATGTCATCTTTGATTTCCCCTCCAACCTGGTCATGAGCAAGCTCAGCCCCCGTCTCTGGATGGCCCGTATTGTCTTCGCTACTGGCGTCGTCGGTGCCTGCTTCGCTGCTGTCCAAGATCCCTGGAGCGTCAAGCTTCTTCGATTCTTGCTCGGAGCTGTCATTGCAGGCATGTGGCCCGGCATGGCTTTCTACCTCACTCTCTTCTATCCTCCTTCGCGAACTGGAAAGAGAATTGGCATGTACTTTACTGCCGCTCAGGTCTCTGCCGCCGTGGTCGGTCTTGTGTCTGCGGGCTTCCAGCTCATGGACGGCAGCGGTGGTCTTGTCGGTTTCCGATGGATGTTCCTCATCTACGGTCTTGTCGCGGTTGTCTTGAGCTTCATCCTTCTCTGGTGGCTCCCTGATCGTCCTCTTGCGCCTGGCCAGACTCGACCTCGGACTGGCATCTTCAAGTGGCTGCCTCCTACCCCTGAGGTCCTCAAGGGCCaggatgccatcatccacTACCATGACCTTCGCCGTGTCTACCACTCTCGTCCCTGGACTGCTAAGGACCTCCTCCACGTCCTCGTTGACTGGAGACTCTGGCCTCTGACCATGATGTACTTTGGTGTCGTCGGAGTTGGTATCGGCACTCAGCTGTATGGCTCTGTCATCATCGCCTCCATTCAGCCTGGCTCTAGTGGTGTCAAAGTGAGCTTGCTGTTTGCTCCTATCTGGATCATGGATCTTATTGCAATCCTCATCGTCACGCCCATCTCGGACCGCTTCCATCGATCTCGCCCATACTTTTTCGCGGCTTCGGCTTGCATTCAGATCGCTGGTCTTCTCACTGTCACTCTAGCCACTAACAACGGTTGGGCTCGATACGGTGGTCTTCTCATGGTCGGCTTTGGCCTCGGCCCTACTGTCCCCATCTGCATGGCCTGGAGCTCCGAGATCTTCCAGAAGCGCCATGGTGAAGTTGGAGTTGCCGCCGCCACCGCTCTTGTTTCCGGCCTGGGCAACCTAGGAAGCGTCGTTACCACCTATGCTCTCTACACAGGTTGGCCCGAAGACGCTGCTCCTGGACCTCACCAGTACCGCAAGAGCAACTACACCATGATTGGAATCCTGTGCATGAGCATCCTCAGCGCCTTTGTCATGAAGGCTCTCCTCACTATTTTCGGCAACCCACCCAGCACCAAGCTCCAGGACGACTCGTCTAGTGAGTTTGACGACGGGGCGGCTCGACGTGAGGCCAACGAGCGTGGATTTGGCTCTCTTCCCTGGAAGAAGGCCAACCGTGCTTAa